The Sandaracinaceae bacterium genome includes a window with the following:
- a CDS encoding proprotein convertase P-domain-containing protein, translating to MRTLTKTLSVACLLALGGCAVDAPGGASGEPCSAEYLARFPGAAECSEDGLGGKGDAWDGVNDPTRIANNFEYRYEELPANGRFEGTAWAASYWPTLQGSSNYRWQGEGVLSPMEKYDVAFHDWTAEGEFSETVPKECGETASDYRRYVDWLGPAASWQATAQNRDRLFDGRDNDDDGEADECGFGEQDGIESWWGLCHAWAPAAILEPEPLHAVEYNGQRFEVADIKALIMTAYDGTVSTGVGGRCNLREVEHDDSGRIIADECRDVNAGAWHVVIANLLGLHGRAFVEDRTFDFQVWNQPLLAYEITAQEEIELGRALELLNSEGEAYPFNADAVKFVEVRMTTDYLVEGHQETRPLGEEGYIRHDHYHYILELDAEGRIIGGEWVGESIDNHPDFLWVPTGPRTGWNRRSNPNVDLDTVRMLIQLSRQDTTDEPPVTETGTYVNDAAVAIPDDDEAGARSVIEVNDAVMFEQVSVSVDISHSYRGDLVVELEHEGTRVTLHEREGGSADDLVETYTLSDFAGTDSRGAWTLRVSDRANADTGSIESFRLTFIQ from the coding sequence ATGCGAACGCTCACCAAGACCCTCTCCGTCGCCTGTCTCCTCGCCCTCGGCGGCTGCGCGGTCGACGCGCCCGGCGGCGCGAGCGGCGAGCCCTGCTCGGCCGAGTACCTCGCGCGCTTCCCCGGCGCGGCCGAGTGCTCCGAGGACGGGCTCGGGGGCAAGGGCGACGCGTGGGACGGCGTGAACGACCCGACCCGCATCGCGAACAACTTCGAGTACCGCTACGAGGAGCTGCCCGCGAACGGTCGCTTCGAGGGCACCGCGTGGGCCGCGAGCTACTGGCCCACCCTCCAGGGCTCGAGCAACTACCGTTGGCAGGGTGAGGGCGTCCTGTCGCCGATGGAGAAGTACGACGTCGCGTTCCACGACTGGACCGCGGAGGGTGAGTTCTCCGAGACGGTGCCGAAGGAGTGCGGCGAGACCGCGAGCGACTACCGGCGCTACGTCGACTGGCTCGGCCCGGCCGCGAGCTGGCAGGCCACCGCGCAGAACCGCGATCGCCTCTTCGACGGCCGCGACAACGACGACGACGGCGAGGCCGACGAGTGCGGCTTCGGCGAGCAGGACGGCATCGAGAGCTGGTGGGGCCTCTGCCACGCCTGGGCGCCGGCCGCGATCCTCGAGCCCGAGCCGCTGCACGCCGTCGAGTACAACGGCCAGCGCTTCGAGGTGGCCGACATCAAGGCGCTCATCATGACCGCCTACGACGGCACCGTGAGCACGGGCGTCGGCGGCCGCTGCAACCTCCGCGAGGTCGAGCACGACGACTCCGGCCGCATCATCGCGGACGAGTGCCGCGACGTGAACGCGGGCGCCTGGCACGTGGTCATCGCCAACCTCCTCGGCCTCCACGGCCGCGCCTTCGTCGAGGACCGCACCTTCGACTTCCAGGTCTGGAACCAGCCGCTCCTCGCGTACGAGATCACCGCGCAGGAGGAGATCGAGCTCGGCCGCGCGCTCGAGCTGCTCAACAGCGAGGGCGAGGCCTACCCGTTCAACGCCGACGCGGTGAAGTTCGTCGAGGTCCGCATGACCACCGACTACCTCGTCGAGGGCCACCAGGAGACGCGCCCGCTCGGCGAAGAGGGCTACATCCGCCACGACCACTACCATTACATCCTCGAGCTCGACGCCGAGGGCCGCATCATCGGCGGCGAGTGGGTCGGCGAGAGCATCGACAACCACCCCGACTTCCTCTGGGTCCCCACTGGCCCGCGCACCGGCTGGAACCGCCGCAGCAACCCGAACGTCGACCTCGACACGGTCCGCATGCTCATCCAGCTCAGCCGCCAGGACACGACCGACGAGCCCCCCGTCACCGAGACCGGCACCTACGTCAACGACGCCGCCGTCGCGATCCCGGACGACGACGAGGCGGGCGCGCGCAGCGTCATCGAGGTGAACGACGCGGTCATGTTCGAGCAGGTCAGCGTCAGCGTGGACATCTCGCACAGCTACCGCGGCGACCTGGTCGTCGAGCTGGAGCACGAGGGGACGCGGGTCACCCTGCACGAGCGCGAAGGCGGCAGCGCCGACGACCTCGTCGAGACCTACACCCTCTCCGACTTCGCCGGCACCGACAGCCGCGGCGCCTGGACGCTCCGCGTGAGCGACCGCGCCAACGCCGACACGGGCAGCATCGAGAGTTTCCGGCTCACCTTCATCCAGTGA
- the tpx gene encoding thiol peroxidase has protein sequence MAKTALKGNPVSTSGELPPKGSKAPPFKLVAADLSEKSPSDYAGKKKVLNIFPSIDTSVCATSVRTFNEKASGKDGVVVLNISVDLPFAAKRFCAAEGLEGVATLSAFRSTFPTDYGVKLMDGPMKGLLARAVVVLDENDDVLHRQLVDDIVHEPDYDAALAVL, from the coding sequence ATGGCCAAGACCGCGCTCAAGGGAAACCCCGTCTCCACCAGTGGCGAGCTGCCGCCGAAGGGCAGCAAGGCGCCGCCGTTCAAGCTCGTCGCCGCCGACCTGTCCGAGAAGAGCCCGAGCGACTACGCCGGGAAGAAGAAGGTGCTCAACATCTTCCCGTCCATCGACACGTCCGTGTGCGCGACCAGCGTGCGCACCTTCAACGAGAAGGCGTCGGGCAAGGACGGCGTGGTCGTGCTGAACATCTCGGTCGACCTGCCCTTCGCGGCCAAGCGCTTCTGCGCGGCCGAGGGGCTCGAGGGGGTCGCGACGCTCTCCGCGTTCCGCTCCACCTTCCCCACCGACTACGGCGTGAAGCTGATGGACGGCCCGATGAAGGGCCTGCTCGCGCGCGCCGTCGTGGTGCTCGACGAGAACGACGACGTCCTGCACCGACAGCTCGTCGACGACATCGTGCACGAGCCGGACTACGACGCGGCCCTGGCCGTGCTGTAG
- a CDS encoding phosphatase PAP2 family protein: MPYLRAHAALWILLVVGHAGPAAAQEPSTQAAVEDEPERTAPARRSTDAVRWRWRSSDIGDYVTIGIGAATAGTMIGIGASGVTTPSRGGILFDDDARGAIRLDDEFARQISRDVSDGFLTLLTSAPFLFDALVLGAWQHDDPQIALELILIHAEVIAVTLALQTTANIIASRERPYGQTCGGPSADDLPEESFFCNSPDRFYSFFSGHTSQSFASAAVVCSAHMNMPLLGGGEVEAVPCVTGFAFAAATGLLRMMGDQHYATDVITGALVGTAVGFLLPWALHFAHERPEGEDDYAAHDDVAWALVPTGSGASVIGFW; encoded by the coding sequence ATGCCGTACCTCCGCGCCCACGCTGCTCTGTGGATCCTGCTCGTCGTAGGCCACGCCGGCCCTGCCGCCGCGCAGGAGCCTTCGACGCAGGCGGCGGTCGAGGACGAGCCCGAGCGCACCGCGCCCGCTCGGCGCTCGACCGACGCCGTCCGCTGGCGCTGGCGCAGCTCCGACATCGGCGACTACGTGACCATCGGCATCGGCGCCGCGACCGCGGGCACGATGATCGGCATCGGCGCCTCGGGGGTCACCACGCCCTCGCGCGGCGGGATCCTCTTCGACGACGACGCGCGCGGCGCCATCCGCCTGGACGACGAGTTCGCGCGGCAGATCTCGCGCGACGTGTCGGACGGCTTCCTGACCCTCCTGACGAGCGCGCCGTTCCTCTTCGACGCGCTCGTGCTCGGCGCCTGGCAGCACGACGACCCGCAGATCGCGCTCGAGCTGATCCTCATCCACGCCGAGGTCATCGCCGTGACGCTCGCGCTCCAGACCACGGCGAACATCATCGCGAGCCGCGAGCGACCCTACGGGCAGACCTGCGGCGGGCCGTCCGCGGACGACCTCCCCGAGGAGAGCTTCTTCTGCAACTCGCCGGACCGCTTCTACAGCTTCTTCAGCGGGCACACCTCGCAGTCCTTCGCCTCCGCCGCGGTGGTCTGCTCGGCCCACATGAACATGCCGCTCCTCGGTGGCGGCGAGGTGGAGGCGGTGCCCTGCGTCACCGGGTTCGCGTTCGCGGCCGCGACCGGTCTGCTCCGGATGATGGGCGACCAGCACTACGCGACCGACGTCATCACGGGCGCGCTGGTCGGGACGGCGGTCGGCTTCCTTCTGCCGTGGGCGCTTCACTTCGCGCACGAGCGCCCGGAGGGGGAGGACGACTACGCGGCCCATGACGACGTGGCCTGGGCCCTGGTGCCGACCGGGAGCGGCGCGTCGGTGATCGGGTTCTGGTGA
- a CDS encoding histone H1-like repetitive region-containing protein, which produces MSARKKTGKTVASKETARKKSPTKAAKTARKRPASKKAAPKKAAPKKAAPKKAASKKAASKKAAPKKAAAKKAAPKKAAAKKAAPKKAAAKKAAPKKAAPKKAASKKTAAKKAASKKAAPKKAASKKAAAKKPAAKQAAPKKARANEAAGDKANGALSPVSARPTRGERDKVRERVSEIDLTCNAWATIVAERMNADQNFADLVDQFRAQPPRDLRGLFLMDALQAAEAHVAVITQVLGEHLEGRRGDPVIILDEIRKRQKRIAAVYAVNAFLAVLNQMKPEKPKWQAFDALDPRFAVLALAHQTLGYALEAAQIVAPPDVTEQIINATQDEAVWVWRRMPEPGTDTLAACAAAAAFFRHLGAESMVTTDEVAAFYAEQNTQRPS; this is translated from the coding sequence ATGTCCGCGCGGAAGAAGACGGGAAAGACGGTCGCCTCCAAGGAGACGGCGAGGAAGAAGTCCCCCACCAAGGCGGCGAAGACCGCGCGGAAGCGTCCCGCCTCCAAGAAGGCCGCGCCGAAGAAGGCCGCGCCGAAGAAGGCCGCGCCGAAGAAGGCCGCCTCCAAGAAGGCCGCCTCCAAGAAGGCCGCGCCGAAGAAGGCCGCCGCCAAGAAGGCCGCGCCGAAGAAGGCCGCCGCCAAGAAGGCCGCGCCGAAGAAGGCCGCCGCCAAGAAGGCCGCGCCGAAGAAGGCCGCGCCGAAGAAGGCCGCCTCCAAGAAGACCGCCGCCAAGAAGGCCGCCTCCAAGAAGGCCGCGCCGAAGAAAGCCGCCTCCAAGAAGGCCGCCGCCAAGAAGCCTGCCGCCAAGCAGGCCGCCCCCAAGAAGGCGCGGGCGAACGAGGCGGCTGGCGACAAGGCCAACGGCGCCCTCAGCCCCGTCTCGGCCCGCCCCACTCGCGGCGAGCGGGACAAGGTCCGCGAGCGGGTGAGCGAGATCGATCTGACCTGCAACGCGTGGGCGACCATCGTCGCCGAGCGCATGAACGCCGATCAGAACTTCGCCGACCTCGTCGACCAGTTCCGCGCCCAGCCGCCGCGCGACCTCCGCGGGCTCTTCCTGATGGACGCCTTGCAGGCCGCGGAGGCGCACGTCGCGGTGATCACGCAGGTCCTCGGCGAGCACCTCGAGGGACGGCGGGGCGACCCCGTCATCATCCTCGACGAGATCCGCAAGCGACAGAAGCGCATCGCCGCCGTGTACGCGGTCAACGCCTTCCTCGCGGTGCTCAACCAGATGAAGCCCGAGAAGCCCAAGTGGCAGGCGTTCGACGCGCTCGATCCGCGCTTCGCCGTGCTCGCGCTCGCGCACCAGACCCTCGGCTACGCGCTCGAGGCCGCGCAGATCGTCGCCCCGCCCGACGTCACCGAGCAGATCATCAACGCCACCCAGGACGAGGCGGTCTGGGTCTGGCGTCGCATGCCCGAGCCGGGCACCGACACCCTCGCCGCCTGCGCCGCCGCGGCCGCGTTCTTCAGGCACCTGGGCGCCGAGTCCATGGTCACCACCGACGAGGTCGCCGCCTTCTACGCCGAGCAGAACACGCAGCGGCCGAGCTGA
- a CDS encoding tetratricopeptide repeat protein, whose amino-acid sequence MTAASSDERAPGEGFLVLWVGGASPEEGAVQASLKEAGVRVELSPLDGLAGRVAHRAPDLVVLAGLAGSAPEGPLEQLRGSPLGAATAVAAIGPAQKASPKPRARYGLVVRMSEETPAEQLAEQLGVLLRGLSRRPARWKNRVELVRVPELAERYAGGGRAGLLIAQGSGALAIDAAGEVAPAPGTMVAALSGTPTLEMIFAERAPGRVVVLDRAPSHREETAPAIRGTRLVVIDPEEARGAQMASRLAEAGAETRSVVVDEASIQASRALDPSLVIVAAEALVEPGCSPLWEDIRLSSAPLLVLGEAFLAHAGTESLFGLVASLCMSELTLRKKLRHEEAVAERLETLGTARWLKLLGKCGHPVSFRVFAAAGRGRVDLSDGKIRGASFHPAARGKTIEGRAAIQTLLGLPFGRVLAGPPDALGRLDGVRRARRHPSIVGKITTTPSDGVRRRGLVRDEVVVKRTDATGLRRPVAIPKPVAPAPESNWLDDDDDEPTRSYEPSAVEKLREQLRLTEEEAAGLAQAAPRGSAPKKSASASESASASESASESASAAASESASESASASASESASESASASASESASASASASESAPASASRSDAESAAGVESASRAASASDRGASGTRRSAGAGAGGELGEASRGAEPVLEANPLVDAKRGGDGEVAGAAPPERRGATSVALALGAAAAIALGGFAAWRLAEEEPERDPAALANASIAPASTAPASTAPVSSTPSSGSVPAEPRPEAEPEATPALAAETDFEAGTEAEADPEADVHAEAEAAADSEAEADADADAESAAEAEADADAEAAAEAGAEAEAAAEAAAETAAADSPAADPATAALVSSSVAAARSADWARSGELARQALARDPRHAAAAYRLAVALFRQGQVEEAMTWAERSAELDPEDPLPVALQGDLYMRTGRFHRAAAMFRRALEIEPRFTPAQRRMDRLRERGVVQDGE is encoded by the coding sequence ATGACCGCGGCGAGCTCCGACGAACGCGCGCCGGGCGAAGGCTTCCTGGTCCTCTGGGTCGGGGGCGCGAGCCCGGAGGAGGGTGCCGTCCAGGCCTCGCTGAAGGAGGCGGGCGTGCGGGTGGAGCTGTCCCCGCTCGACGGCCTGGCGGGTCGCGTCGCGCATCGCGCGCCGGATCTCGTGGTGCTCGCCGGCCTCGCCGGGTCGGCGCCCGAGGGGCCGCTCGAGCAGCTCCGGGGCAGCCCGCTCGGCGCGGCCACCGCGGTCGCGGCGATCGGCCCCGCGCAGAAGGCGAGCCCCAAGCCGCGCGCGCGCTATGGCCTCGTGGTCCGCATGAGCGAGGAGACGCCCGCCGAGCAGCTCGCGGAGCAGCTCGGCGTCCTGCTCCGCGGCCTGAGCCGTCGGCCCGCGCGCTGGAAGAACCGCGTGGAGCTGGTCCGCGTGCCCGAGCTCGCCGAGCGCTACGCCGGGGGAGGGCGGGCCGGGCTGCTCATCGCGCAGGGCTCCGGCGCGCTGGCGATCGACGCCGCGGGCGAGGTCGCCCCTGCGCCGGGCACCATGGTGGCCGCCCTGAGCGGCACGCCGACGCTCGAGATGATCTTCGCCGAGCGCGCGCCGGGCCGGGTCGTCGTGCTCGACCGCGCTCCCAGTCACCGCGAAGAGACCGCGCCCGCCATCCGCGGCACGCGCCTCGTGGTGATCGACCCGGAGGAGGCCCGCGGCGCGCAGATGGCGTCGCGGCTCGCCGAGGCGGGGGCAGAGACGCGCTCCGTCGTCGTGGACGAGGCGTCGATCCAGGCGAGCCGCGCGCTCGATCCGAGCCTGGTGATCGTGGCCGCGGAGGCGCTCGTCGAGCCGGGCTGCAGCCCGCTGTGGGAAGACATCCGCCTGTCGAGCGCGCCGCTGCTCGTGCTCGGTGAGGCCTTCCTCGCGCACGCCGGGACGGAGAGCCTCTTCGGGCTGGTGGCGAGCCTCTGCATGAGTGAGCTGACCCTGCGCAAGAAGCTCCGGCATGAGGAGGCGGTCGCCGAGCGCCTCGAGACGCTCGGCACCGCGCGCTGGCTCAAGCTCCTCGGGAAGTGTGGCCACCCCGTCAGCTTCCGTGTCTTCGCCGCGGCGGGCCGAGGGCGGGTCGATCTCTCGGACGGCAAGATCCGGGGCGCGTCGTTCCACCCCGCGGCGCGCGGGAAAACCATCGAGGGGCGCGCCGCGATCCAGACCCTGCTCGGGCTCCCGTTCGGCCGCGTGCTCGCGGGCCCGCCCGACGCGCTGGGTCGACTCGACGGCGTCCGCCGCGCGCGACGACACCCGAGCATCGTGGGCAAGATCACGACGACCCCGAGCGACGGAGTGAGGCGTCGCGGCCTCGTCCGGGACGAGGTGGTCGTCAAGCGCACGGACGCGACCGGGCTGCGTCGCCCGGTGGCGATCCCGAAGCCGGTCGCGCCCGCGCCGGAGTCGAACTGGTTGGACGACGACGACGACGAGCCGACGCGCTCGTACGAGCCGTCGGCGGTGGAGAAGCTGAGGGAGCAGCTGCGGCTGACCGAAGAGGAGGCAGCCGGGCTGGCCCAGGCCGCACCGCGCGGCTCGGCGCCGAAGAAGTCCGCTTCCGCTTCCGAGTCCGCTTCCGCCTCCGAGTCCGCTTCCGAGTCCGCTTCCGCTGCCGCTTCCGAGTCCGCTTCCGAGTCCGCTTCCGCGTCCGCTTCCGAGTCCGCTTCCGAGTCCGCTTCCGCGTCCGCTTCCGAGTCCGCTTCCGCGTCCGCTTCCGCTTCCGAGTCCGCTCCCGCTTCCGCGTCCCGGTCGGACGCCGAGTCCGCGGCGGGCGTCGAGTCCGCTTCCAGGGCGGCTTCCGCTTCCGACCGGGGGGCGTCCGGGACCCGGCGATCGGCGGGGGCCGGGGCCGGGGGTGAGCTGGGAGAGGCTTCGCGAGGCGCCGAGCCGGTGCTCGAGGCGAATCCGCTCGTCGACGCGAAGCGGGGCGGCGACGGGGAGGTCGCGGGCGCGGCGCCGCCGGAGCGTCGCGGCGCGACGAGCGTGGCCCTGGCCCTCGGGGCCGCCGCCGCCATCGCGCTCGGCGGCTTCGCGGCCTGGCGCCTGGCGGAGGAGGAGCCAGAGCGAGACCCGGCGGCGCTCGCCAACGCCTCGATCGCTCCCGCCTCGACCGCTCCCGCCTCGACCGCTCCCGTCTCCTCCACCCCCAGCTCCGGCTCCGTCCCCGCGGAGCCTCGCCCAGAGGCGGAACCGGAGGCGACGCCGGCCCTCGCGGCGGAGACCGACTTCGAAGCGGGAACGGAAGCCGAAGCGGACCCCGAAGCCGACGTCCACGCGGAGGCGGAAGCGGCTGCCGACTCGGAGGCGGAAGCGGACGCGGACGCGGACGCGGAATCGGCAGCGGAGGCGGAAGCGGACGCGGACGCGGAAGCGGCAGCGGAGGCGGGAGCGGAAGCGGAAGCGGCGGCGGAAGCGGCAGCCGAGACAGCGGCAGCGGACTCCCCCGCCGCGGATCCTGCAACCGCCGCGCTGGTCTCCTCTTCCGTCGCGGCGGCTCGCTCCGCGGACTGGGCTCGCTCGGGCGAGCTCGCGCGGCAGGCCCTGGCCCGCGACCCGCGCCACGCCGCGGCCGCCTACCGGCTCGCGGTCGCGCTCTTCCGCCAGGGGCAGGTCGAAGAGGCGATGACCTGGGCCGAGCGCTCCGCGGAGCTCGACCCCGAGGATCCCCTGCCCGTCGCGTTGCAAGGCGACTTGTATATGCGCACCGGCCGCTTTCACCGGGCGGCGGCCATGTTCCGGCGGGCTCTGGAGATCGAGCCTCGCTTCACGCCCGCGCAACGCCGGATGGATCGACTGCGCGAGCGCGGCGTCGTGCAAGACGGCGAGTGA
- a CDS encoding imelysin family protein, whose product MRRAILGINLLGLLLLGGCADDPEAAATLSVKGYVEAELDTLHAASVALQRAAPEPDADGWNARDDAEAVASMRREWARARAAYERIEGAIAVLFPHLDVSTDERYDGFIELEADADLFDGEGATGMHAIERILWADAHPPNVVAFESSLVGYAPARFPETEAEARRFRDALVARLIEDIETMRTQFAPLALDPATAFGGVIGSMGEQVEKISLAATGEDESRYAQTTLADMRANLEGGRQIYLAFQPWVRAHGPEADDEVAAGFDRLDAAYGALSGDSLPPVPEGWNPDEPDPAHLDGAYGRLWQRVSAEADPDSPTSLVSAMRAAAHVIDVPIAP is encoded by the coding sequence ATGCGACGCGCGATCCTCGGCATCAACCTCCTCGGCCTCCTCCTCCTCGGCGGCTGCGCCGACGACCCGGAAGCCGCGGCCACGCTCTCGGTGAAGGGCTACGTGGAGGCCGAGCTGGACACGCTCCACGCGGCGTCGGTCGCCTTGCAGCGCGCCGCCCCCGAGCCCGACGCGGACGGGTGGAACGCGCGTGACGACGCGGAGGCCGTCGCCTCCATGCGGCGCGAGTGGGCGCGCGCGCGGGCCGCGTACGAGCGCATCGAGGGCGCCATCGCCGTGCTCTTCCCGCACCTCGATGTCTCGACCGACGAGCGCTACGACGGCTTCATCGAGCTCGAGGCGGACGCCGACCTCTTCGACGGCGAGGGCGCCACCGGGATGCACGCGATCGAGCGCATCCTGTGGGCCGACGCGCATCCCCCGAACGTCGTCGCGTTCGAGTCCTCGCTCGTCGGCTACGCGCCGGCCCGCTTCCCCGAGACCGAAGCCGAGGCGCGCCGGTTCCGGGACGCGCTCGTCGCGCGCCTCATCGAGGACATCGAGACGATGCGCACGCAGTTCGCGCCGCTCGCCCTCGACCCCGCGACCGCCTTCGGAGGCGTCATCGGCTCGATGGGCGAGCAGGTGGAGAAGATCTCCCTCGCCGCGACCGGCGAGGACGAGTCTCGCTACGCCCAGACCACGCTCGCCGACATGCGCGCGAACCTCGAGGGCGGGCGGCAGATCTATCTCGCGTTCCAGCCGTGGGTCCGGGCGCACGGCCCCGAGGCCGACGACGAGGTCGCCGCCGGCTTCGACCGGCTCGACGCCGCCTACGGCGCGCTCTCCGGGGACTCGCTGCCCCCGGTCCCCGAAGGCTGGAACCCCGACGAGCCGGACCCGGCGCACCTGGACGGGGCCTACGGGCGGCTCTGGCAGCGAGTCTCCGCCGAGGCGGACCCGGACTCCCCCACCTCGCTCGTCAGCGCGATGCGCGCCGCGGCGCATGTGATCGACGTGCCCATCGCGCCCTGA
- a CDS encoding EAL domain-containing protein yields MTAAEISVLFQPIVDLTTRRIWAVEGLARCTRPHFADPQALFRAAVEQGATGRLGRLIREVAFERCGGHRVFVNVHPHELSSRWLVRTDDPIGFHDGGVFLEITETAAFEFFDLCKSVLREVCNRTNAHLVLDDLGAGHSNLVRFLDLEPDIVKLDRALVTNIHLDPRRQKMLRHLTALCTDLGAHVVAEGIEQLEELSAVVDAGVHYGQGYLFARPAYPIPPAPWPDGAASR; encoded by the coding sequence TTGACCGCGGCGGAGATCTCCGTCCTCTTCCAGCCCATCGTCGATCTGACGACCCGCCGGATCTGGGCCGTGGAGGGCCTGGCGCGCTGCACCCGTCCGCACTTCGCGGATCCGCAGGCGCTCTTCCGGGCGGCGGTCGAGCAGGGGGCCACGGGGCGGCTGGGCCGGCTGATCCGCGAGGTCGCGTTCGAGCGCTGCGGCGGCCACCGCGTGTTCGTCAACGTGCACCCGCACGAGCTCAGCTCGCGCTGGCTCGTGCGCACCGACGATCCCATCGGGTTCCACGACGGCGGCGTGTTCCTGGAGATCACCGAGACCGCGGCCTTCGAGTTCTTCGACCTGTGCAAGAGCGTGCTGCGCGAGGTGTGCAACCGCACCAACGCCCACCTGGTCCTCGACGACCTCGGCGCGGGTCACTCGAACCTCGTCCGCTTCCTCGACCTCGAGCCGGACATCGTGAAGCTCGACCGGGCGCTCGTGACGAACATCCACCTCGATCCGCGTCGGCAGAAGATGCTGCGCCACCTGACGGCGCTCTGCACCGATCTGGGCGCGCACGTGGTCGCGGAGGGCATCGAGCAACTCGAGGAGCTGAGCGCGGTGGTGGACGCTGGCGTCCACTATGGGCAAGGCTATCTCTTCGCGCGTCCGGCGTATCCGATTCCGCCTGCGCCCTGGCCGGACGGCGCCGCATCACGATGA
- a CDS encoding DUF2071 domain-containing protein, with product MRDAIDRPRRGLFDVSSHLASFVTTTYDVDPSALSAALPEGFEPDVFTLDDGRARAFVSAVSFLNTDFHVGFAPFVKLQTTQTNYRAYVRRGAERAAWFFGTSLGTRLGLIVPRLIWRLPWAYAGGTREASWGENGLESLRWDLRGELGEERLVLEGTGQPMGRLDGFRDEAMTHAVLTNPMVGYLRRRTSGRVVTYAVWHAPLALERAHAEEARFGFFERLGLVAPGARPHSVLVQRLTHYLVFLPPRALDRAPRADRAAGG from the coding sequence ATGCGGGACGCGATCGACCGCCCGAGGCGAGGGCTCTTCGACGTCTCCTCGCACCTCGCGAGCTTCGTGACGACGACCTACGACGTCGATCCGTCCGCGCTGTCCGCCGCCCTGCCCGAGGGCTTCGAGCCCGACGTCTTCACCCTCGACGATGGCCGCGCGCGCGCCTTCGTCTCGGCGGTGTCCTTCCTGAACACCGACTTCCACGTGGGCTTCGCCCCGTTCGTGAAGCTCCAGACGACCCAGACCAACTACCGCGCCTACGTCCGCCGCGGGGCCGAGCGCGCGGCGTGGTTCTTCGGGACCAGCCTGGGCACCCGCCTCGGCCTGATCGTGCCGCGCCTGATCTGGCGGCTCCCGTGGGCCTACGCGGGAGGCACGCGAGAGGCGTCATGGGGCGAGAACGGGCTCGAGTCCCTCCGCTGGGATCTGCGCGGCGAGCTCGGCGAGGAGCGGCTCGTGCTCGAGGGCACGGGGCAGCCGATGGGCCGCCTCGACGGATTTCGGGACGAAGCGATGACACACGCCGTGTTGACGAATCCCATGGTCGGGTACCTGCGGCGGCGGACCAGCGGACGGGTCGTGACCTATGCGGTGTGGCACGCGCCCCTCGCGCTCGAGCGGGCCCACGCCGAGGAGGCGCGCTTCGGCTTCTTCGAGCGTCTCGGCCTGGTCGCGCCCGGCGCGCGCCCCCACTCCGTGCTCGTCCAGCGCCTGACGCACTATCTCGTGTTCCTCCCACCGCGCGCGCTCGACCGAGCCCCTCGCGCAGACCGCGCGGCGGGGGGCTGA
- a CDS encoding di-heme oxidoredictase family protein — translation MGDDPSDAPLAGLDDATLRRFEAGDALFEQPFRASQGLGPVYIRHACVSCHEDDARGPGAVRKMVLLDPDGVVSEDQSALVHGHTVRPQRAAGATRGVEPPADREVWITRRFGPPVFARGYLEAIDDAEIERVEAEQAREGVVSGRVHRVAWQSEANPLATHGLGPGATNLIGRFGLKARLATLDEFVADAFQGDMGLTSPLRPRELSNPDGLLDDAREGVDLDAESIELVTDYVRLLAIPARAAPPEGAAALFAEVGCARCHVPTLRTRADYPIAALADVDAPVFSDLLLHDMGEGLADGLRDGDALGSEWRTAPLIGLRHQRALLHDGRASTALEAIEAHDGEARGAAEAFAALPEAARDTLLRYVEGL, via the coding sequence GTGGGGGACGATCCGAGCGACGCTCCCCTGGCGGGCCTCGACGACGCGACGCTGCGCCGCTTCGAGGCGGGGGACGCGCTCTTCGAGCAGCCCTTCCGCGCGTCGCAGGGCCTCGGCCCCGTGTACATCCGGCACGCGTGCGTCTCGTGTCACGAGGACGACGCGCGCGGGCCGGGCGCGGTGCGCAAGATGGTGCTCCTCGATCCCGACGGCGTGGTGAGCGAGGACCAGTCCGCGCTCGTCCACGGGCACACCGTGCGGCCGCAGCGCGCGGCGGGGGCGACGCGAGGCGTCGAGCCGCCCGCCGATCGAGAGGTCTGGATCACGCGCCGCTTCGGCCCGCCCGTGTTCGCGCGCGGGTACCTCGAGGCGATCGACGACGCGGAGATCGAGCGGGTCGAGGCCGAGCAGGCGCGGGAGGGCGTCGTGAGCGGTCGCGTCCATCGCGTGGCCTGGCAGTCGGAGGCCAACCCCCTCGCGACCCACGGCCTGGGCCCGGGCGCGACGAACCTCATCGGCCGCTTCGGCCTCAAGGCGCGCCTCGCGACGCTGGACGAGTTCGTCGCCGACGCGTTCCAGGGCGACATGGGCCTGACCTCACCGCTCCGCCCTCGCGAGCTGTCCAACCCCGACGGGCTCCTCGACGACGCGCGGGAGGGGGTGGACCTCGACGCCGAGTCGATCGAGCTCGTCACCGACTACGTGCGACTGCTCGCCATCCCGGCCCGCGCCGCGCCCCCCGAGGGCGCCGCGGCGCTGTTCGCCGAGGTCGGCTGCGCGCGCTGCCACGTGCCGACGCTCCGCACCCGGGCCGACTACCCCATCGCCGCGCTCGCCGACGTCGACGCGCCGGTGTTCTCCGACCTGCTCCTGCACGACATGGGCGAGGGGCTCGCGGACGGCCTGCGAGACGGAGACGCGCTCGGCTCGGAGTGGCGCACAGCGCCGCTCATCGGGCTGCGACACCAGCGCGCGCTCCTCCACGATGGCCGCGCGAGCACCGCGCTCGAGGCGATCGAGGCGCACGACGGCGAGGCGCGCGGCGCCGCCGAGGCGTTCGCCGCGCTCCCCGAGGCGGCGCGCGACACCCTCCTCCGCTATGTGGAAGGCCTCTGA